A window of Orenia marismortui DSM 5156 contains these coding sequences:
- a CDS encoding outer membrane protein assembly factor BamB family protein — protein sequence MFNKKIFMIMLVLSVLIISNIGVQAENIVQRNGSIYSVDRDGDVRWSYTYSKYNQAKKLAADTTPAIDDEMIYFTDNKFFLYAIDSTGDLKWQFPIFKNAKLTSPAVASNGTIFVGTSEGVLYAVKSDSQLDWKFEVPVEDNDDRSLILDDDEDEKLALTDLAVAKDGTIYFGVENGFLYAVNSDGEEKWSIKLADAGELNSPVVTKGGHISITSRAGDSYLVGADGKLK from the coding sequence GTGTTTAATAAGAAAATATTTATGATTATGTTGGTCTTGTCAGTTTTGATAATTTCTAATATTGGGGTCCAAGCTGAGAATATAGTTCAAAGAAATGGTTCTATATATTCAGTAGACAGAGATGGTGATGTAAGGTGGAGCTATACTTATAGTAAATATAATCAAGCTAAGAAATTAGCAGCAGATACAACTCCAGCTATAGATGATGAGATGATCTACTTTACTGATAATAAGTTCTTCTTATATGCAATTGATTCAACAGGTGATTTGAAGTGGCAATTTCCTATCTTCAAAAATGCAAAATTGACTTCACCTGCAGTAGCAAGTAATGGAACTATCTTTGTGGGTACTAGTGAAGGGGTCTTATATGCAGTAAAATCAGATAGTCAACTGGATTGGAAGTTTGAAGTTCCAGTAGAAGACAATGATGATAGAAGTCTAATTTTAGATGATGATGAAGATGAAAAATTAGCTTTAACGGATTTAGCAGTAGCTAAAGATGGAACTATTTACTTTGGTGTAGAGAATGGTTTCTTATATGCAGTAAATAGTGATGGAGAAGAGAAATGGAGCATTAAATTAGCTGATGCTGGAGAGTTAAATAGTCCAGTAGTAACTAAAGGGGGTCATATTTCTATTACAAGTAGAGCTGGTGACTCCTATTTAGTAGGAGCAGATGGTAAATTAAAATAA
- a CDS encoding prepilin-type N-terminal cleavage/methylation domain-containing protein translates to MKEEGFTLIEILIAITITGIILGSVFTSLDLGFSTWERSDTNNKYEQEWRVAASFLRRDIHKLFISSLYQKNKLQGSYQSISGILLEDGSLKEFAYFYDSNNNSLVRKLKNLETDEVIEEIEFFKTLNLKRVEFNFYDAKDQFWKDSWSYQEEERLPIAVKLEVELEKVNFAPLIVEIYLGQEY, encoded by the coding sequence ATGAAGGAAGAAGGTTTTACTTTAATTGAGATTTTAATTGCTATCACAATAACAGGAATTATTTTGGGAAGTGTTTTTACTTCTTTAGATTTAGGTTTTTCAACATGGGAAAGAAGTGATACTAATAATAAATATGAACAAGAATGGAGAGTAGCAGCTTCTTTTCTAAGAAGGGATATTCATAAGCTGTTTATATCATCACTTTATCAGAAGAATAAGCTGCAAGGGAGTTATCAAAGTATATCAGGTATTCTTTTGGAGGATGGCTCTTTAAAAGAATTTGCTTATTTTTATGATTCGAATAATAATTCTTTAGTTAGAAAGCTAAAAAATCTAGAAACTGATGAAGTTATAGAAGAGATAGAGTTTTTTAAAACTTTAAATCTCAAGAGAGTAGAGTTTAACTTTTATGATGCTAAGGATCAGTTTTGGAAGGATAGCTGGTCTTATCAGGAAGAGGAGAGATTACCTATAGCTGTGAAATTGGAAGTTGAATTAGAGAAGGTTAATTTTGCTCCATTGATAGTGGAGATTTATTTGGGACAAGAATATTAA
- a CDS encoding type IV pilus modification PilV family protein, whose protein sequence is MNDYKEGFTLIEVLIAMVILGVGFSILIQGFMEVNDGLETNKNYTYVSSWAENKLKEVALGIDLNNHGTFQYQSLNYRWSTEEKIITQKLKKLILRVQWQEDDKSKSYSLTRYILGED, encoded by the coding sequence GTGAATGATTATAAAGAAGGCTTTACTTTAATAGAAGTATTAATAGCGATGGTAATTTTGGGAGTTGGCTTCAGTATTTTGATTCAAGGATTTATGGAGGTTAATGATGGTTTAGAGACTAATAAGAATTATACCTATGTTTCTAGTTGGGCAGAGAATAAGTTAAAAGAGGTAGCTCTTGGAATCGATTTAAATAATCATGGTACTTTTCAATATCAAAGTTTAAATTATAGGTGGTCAACAGAAGAGAAAATTATTACTCAGAAGCTAAAGAAATTAATTTTAAGGGTTCAGTGGCAAGAAGATGATAAAAGTAAATCTTATTCATTAACTAGATACATCCTAGGAGAAGATTAG
- the hfq gene encoding RNA chaperone Hfq, with product MKKQINLQDTFLNEVRKNKVKVTVFLVNGFRITGIVEGFDNFTIIIKSQGKQEMVYKHAISTIVPEQEVKSLFKGE from the coding sequence ATGAAAAAACAGATTAATTTACAAGATACTTTCTTGAATGAAGTCAGAAAGAATAAAGTTAAAGTTACTGTGTTTTTGGTTAATGGTTTTCGGATAACAGGAATTGTAGAAGGTTTTGATAATTTCACTATTATAATTAAGAGTCAAGGCAAACAAGAGATGGTATATAAGCATGCAATTTCTACTATAGTCCCAGAGCAAGAGGTTAAGAGTTTGTTTAAAGGTGAGTAA
- a CDS encoding pilus assembly FimT family protein, with protein MKILLTGKEKGFTLLEVLISIVLITLIIGIVLPAFDILFDSVTGKTTERKVINLFAKIRNKAITSNSKQSILVVDDTLIYQGDNGEKIKFNKAIKRITVNNKKEDSSEGKTIRFFPNGTSSGASLNFVMNNDKEFELVIDKVTGRTEVGE; from the coding sequence ATGAAGATATTACTAACTGGTAAGGAGAAGGGGTTTACCTTATTAGAGGTATTAATTAGTATAGTTTTAATTACTTTAATAATTGGAATAGTTTTACCGGCCTTTGATATCTTATTTGATTCAGTTACTGGTAAGACAACAGAACGTAAAGTTATTAATTTATTTGCTAAGATAAGAAATAAAGCTATAACTAGCAATAGTAAGCAAAGTATCTTAGTTGTTGATGATACTTTGATCTATCAAGGAGATAATGGAGAGAAAATTAAATTTAATAAAGCTATTAAAAGAATTACTGTAAATAATAAAAAAGAAGATAGCAGTGAAGGAAAAACGATCCGCTTCTTTCCAAATGGGACGAGTTCTGGAGCTAGTTTAAACTTTGTGATGAATAATGATAAAGAGTTTGAGTTAGTTATTGATAAAGTTACAGGAAGAACTGAAGTAGGGGAGTAA
- a CDS encoding secretin and TonB N-terminal domain-containing protein, giving the protein MSRARERAVKIQFIVVLFLIFTSLAINAEDKLVTLTVRQADIEDVLVMLTEQSGINMVPDNTVKGKVTLNLNNVNLEDALNILTVAYGYKFEKIKENTFLVSKNSFSKSMVVKVVDKLLTLHVVERDIKSILNKIGEEAGINIIMEDSVRGKFSIDLDKVPLKHGLRNFLEVNGFSITEDNGVYRVFKLDGRNKKTNMAISVFDGKVSINVEQADMAEVLRTIAKLGKINMVLFDGVRQRVDLKLDEIPIEDAIELILSGTRCTYRKIDGIYLIGDKNINSPAASLLTTTELIPLQYLEAEQVPKLLTNNFSGSNIKVLKEQNAIMATGTERDLLKLKDYMAKIDKKIPQIVVEALIIDISHTAGKSPRAELGINYEDKDGTTLLDSVNGLLNYKSILTLPEDFNLTLQSLVKQGQVTVKAKPNITTLNGQEAKINVETVQYYEVVRRDNDNDEETVEYESINTGVTLEVTPWVSSSEEITLKLKPTVSNPSTRTSEEGPPNINRRDISTTVRVKSGETIVLGGLIRNEGIKTESRVPILGSIPLLGRLFRDESIDYQETEMVIYITPHVLDEENLDVEGYKQEMLDKVDKEMDSVE; this is encoded by the coding sequence ATGAGTAGAGCTAGAGAGAGAGCAGTTAAGATTCAGTTTATTGTGGTCTTATTTTTGATTTTTACTTCCTTGGCAATAAATGCTGAGGATAAATTAGTTACTTTAACTGTTAGACAGGCTGATATTGAGGATGTTCTAGTGATGTTGACAGAGCAGAGTGGGATTAATATGGTTCCTGATAATACTGTCAAAGGAAAGGTTACTTTAAATTTAAATAATGTAAATTTAGAAGATGCTCTAAATATACTAACAGTTGCCTATGGATATAAATTTGAAAAGATTAAAGAGAATACTTTTTTAGTTAGTAAAAATTCTTTTAGCAAGTCTATGGTAGTTAAGGTTGTTGATAAACTATTAACCCTCCATGTAGTGGAGCGGGATATTAAGAGTATTCTAAATAAAATTGGAGAAGAAGCAGGAATAAATATAATTATGGAGGACTCTGTAAGAGGAAAATTTTCAATAGATTTAGATAAGGTTCCTCTAAAACATGGATTAAGGAATTTTTTAGAGGTAAATGGATTTTCTATAACTGAAGATAATGGTGTTTATAGGGTCTTTAAGCTTGATGGTAGAAATAAAAAAACCAATATGGCTATATCAGTCTTTGATGGAAAAGTATCTATTAATGTAGAACAGGCAGATATGGCAGAAGTATTGAGAACTATCGCTAAATTAGGTAAGATTAATATGGTTTTATTTGATGGAGTACGACAAAGGGTTGATTTAAAGTTAGATGAAATTCCAATAGAAGATGCGATTGAACTTATACTATCTGGAACTCGCTGTACTTATCGTAAGATAGATGGAATTTATTTGATTGGAGACAAGAATATTAATAGTCCAGCTGCGTCTTTGTTAACTACTACTGAGTTAATTCCTTTACAATACTTAGAAGCTGAACAGGTACCTAAGCTATTGACAAATAATTTTTCTGGTTCTAATATCAAAGTTTTAAAGGAACAGAATGCTATTATGGCTACAGGAACAGAAAGAGATCTTCTTAAACTAAAGGACTATATGGCTAAAATCGACAAGAAGATTCCTCAAATTGTAGTTGAAGCCTTGATTATAGATATATCTCATACCGCAGGTAAAAGCCCTAGGGCTGAATTAGGGATTAATTATGAGGATAAGGATGGGACAACCTTATTGGATAGTGTGAATGGGTTATTAAATTATAAATCTATTTTAACCTTGCCTGAGGATTTTAATTTAACCTTACAATCTCTTGTCAAACAAGGTCAGGTTACAGTAAAGGCTAAGCCTAATATTACTACTTTGAATGGACAAGAGGCTAAGATTAATGTAGAGACTGTTCAGTATTATGAAGTAGTTCGTAGAGATAATGATAATGATGAAGAGACTGTAGAGTATGAGAGTATTAATACAGGAGTTACCTTAGAAGTTACTCCTTGGGTTAGTAGTTCTGAAGAGATTACTTTAAAATTAAAGCCAACTGTCAGTAACCCTAGTACTAGAACCAGTGAAGAAGGACCACCAAATATTAACCGTAGGGATATCTCAACTACTGTCAGAGTTAAAAGTGGAGAGACGATTGTCTTAGGTGGATTGATTAGAAATGAAGGTATAAAGACTGAATCTAGAGTACCTATTTTGGGTAGTATTCCCTTACTGGGAAGGCTATTTAGAGATGAGTCTATAGATTATCAAGAGACTGAGATGGTTATTTATATTACTCCCCATGTTTTAGATGAAGAGAATTTAGATGTAGAGGGATATAAGCAAGAAATGTTAGATAAAGTAGATAAAGAGATGGATAGTGTGGAATAA
- the gspE gene encoding type II secretion system ATPase GspE, whose product MDYNYFEKKIKVDLIKEFPKEVLREYRLLPIKKEGKKILFISDNRPSLELIDDLEVYSNSIINFKLIKEEIIERLINEYLEAPLDTVEGMLNDFDSNQLADYSDLNLDYKVESLEELAQEAPIIRLVNTIITTGLKKGASDIHIEPFEDQGKIRYRIDGFLYEEPAPPKKLFPAIVTRIKIMSNLNIAERRLPQDGRVRIKVLGRELDIRISIIPNLYGESVVLRLLDRAEMLLDINNIGFSKGVLEDYLDLVKYPHGIILVTGPTGSGKTTTLYATLNHLNSSDKKIITIEDPVEYQLDGINQIQVKPEIDFSFASGLRAILRHDPDIIMIGEIRDVETAKIAIQSALTGHLVLATLHTNDAVGAITRLLEMGVEDYLLASALRGVIGQRLIRVLCPKCKEIYYPDSEEISFINTEVEEKIGIYHNQGCKECNQIGFKGRTSIYELLKIDQELQSLISHHKGTNIIKKAAQEKGMEMLVEAGWKKIKAGITTIDEVLRATKN is encoded by the coding sequence ATGGATTATAATTATTTTGAGAAAAAGATTAAAGTGGATTTGATTAAAGAATTCCCTAAAGAGGTTTTGCGTGAATATAGATTATTACCAATAAAAAAAGAAGGAAAGAAGATACTATTTATTAGTGATAATAGACCTTCTTTGGAGCTTATTGATGATTTAGAGGTTTATTCAAATTCTATAATTAATTTTAAATTAATCAAGGAAGAAATTATTGAAAGGCTAATTAATGAATACCTTGAAGCACCTTTAGATACTGTGGAAGGAATGTTAAATGATTTTGATTCTAATCAATTAGCTGATTATAGTGATCTCAATTTAGATTATAAAGTAGAGAGTTTAGAGGAGTTGGCTCAAGAGGCACCAATTATTAGATTAGTTAATACTATTATTACTACTGGTCTTAAGAAAGGAGCTAGTGATATCCATATTGAGCCTTTTGAAGACCAAGGCAAGATCAGATATAGAATCGATGGCTTTTTATATGAAGAACCTGCTCCACCAAAAAAGCTCTTTCCAGCAATAGTTACTAGAATTAAGATAATGTCTAATTTGAATATAGCAGAACGTAGGCTACCACAAGATGGAAGGGTTAGAATTAAGGTTCTGGGCAGAGAATTGGATATTAGAATTTCTATTATTCCAAACTTGTATGGAGAAAGTGTAGTCTTAAGGTTATTAGATAGAGCTGAAATGTTATTAGATATTAATAATATAGGATTTAGTAAAGGAGTTTTGGAAGATTATTTAGATCTGGTCAAGTACCCTCATGGAATTATCTTGGTAACAGGACCTACAGGAAGTGGTAAGACTACAACATTATATGCAACTTTGAATCATTTAAATTCTTCTGATAAAAAGATAATAACTATTGAAGATCCTGTAGAATATCAGTTAGATGGTATTAATCAGATTCAAGTTAAGCCTGAGATTGATTTTAGTTTTGCTAGTGGTTTAAGAGCTATATTACGCCATGATCCCGATATAATTATGATAGGAGAAATTCGTGATGTTGAAACTGCTAAAATAGCTATCCAATCTGCTTTGACAGGCCACTTAGTTTTAGCTACCTTACATACAAATGATGCTGTTGGAGCGATAACCCGTTTATTAGAGATGGGAGTAGAAGATTACCTTTTAGCTTCAGCTTTAAGAGGGGTGATAGGCCAAAGATTAATTAGAGTATTATGTCCAAAGTGTAAGGAAATTTATTATCCAGATTCTGAGGAGATAAGTTTTATTAACACTGAAGTAGAAGAAAAGATAGGAATTTATCATAATCAAGGTTGTAAAGAATGTAATCAGATTGGATTTAAAGGTAGGACAAGTATTTATGAATTATTAAAAATCGATCAAGAACTACAATCTTTAATCAGCCATCATAAAGGAACAAATATTATTAAAAAAGCCGCCCAGGAAAAAGGGATGGAGATGCTAGTTGAAGCTGGTTGGAAGAAGATAAAAGCTGGTATTACTACGATTGATGAAGTTTTAAGAGCGACTAAAAATTAA
- the gspG gene encoding type II secretion system major pseudopilin GspG, whose translation MFRTLNKEDGFTLIEMIIVIVIIGFLATMVGPNLFNRVSQAKQTSAYNQIDVFKLALDNYRIDNGKYPTTTEGLKVLAEDPGSSDSWAGPYVDKIPLDPWGNEYNYRFPGKNNSHKYDLWSYGADNKEGGTGENEDITNW comes from the coding sequence ATGTTCAGAACTTTAAATAAAGAGGATGGTTTTACATTAATTGAGATGATAATTGTAATAGTTATCATTGGTTTTTTGGCTACAATGGTAGGACCAAACTTATTTAATCGTGTTTCACAAGCAAAGCAGACATCTGCATATAACCAAATTGATGTATTTAAATTGGCGTTAGATAATTATAGAATTGATAATGGTAAATATCCTACAACAACAGAAGGACTTAAGGTTTTAGCTGAAGATCCAGGATCTTCTGATAGTTGGGCTGGACCATATGTAGATAAGATTCCTTTAGATCCATGGGGGAATGAATATAATTACCGCTTTCCAGGTAAAAACAATAGTCACAAGTATGATTTATGGTCCTATGGAGCTGATAATAAAGAAGGTGGAACTGGAGAGAATGAAGATATTACTAACTGGTAA
- a CDS encoding type II secretion system minor pseudopilin has product MESLKENCDGYALIIVLWTLVILSVIFVNLFDEVQLNSFLIRNNLDKKKIYNTSLSGIIMGIDKLKSDNTEYDIPEDEWNKNLEGTEDQLEYKVEIEDIGSKLNINYTKQDILSKLDWWNEEVEQQIEEKIAKQGFVINLLLIKDILGEDYSKAIDSLTTYGYFNLNSDDLNKLRRLLEFLELNSVERNLIYGYLNKERRAGRRIKEIKQLETLYLKGLSERTLNSIRPYLAVNSNLNINFISEDLLEVVLKGLNINLSYKEKIIKLRQREGIKELSEISTSQKNLLNYFTVSSKLFLITSRVFSNDGKPLKEIKCIVERNKDEDDNWKIKILKWDEE; this is encoded by the coding sequence ATGGAGAGTTTAAAAGAAAATTGTGATGGATATGCGTTGATAATTGTTTTATGGACTCTAGTAATCTTAAGTGTGATTTTTGTTAATCTATTTGATGAGGTTCAATTGAATAGTTTTTTGATTCGCAATAATTTAGATAAGAAAAAAATATATAATACTTCTCTTTCAGGGATTATTATGGGCATAGATAAGCTTAAAAGTGATAATACAGAATATGATATTCCAGAAGATGAATGGAATAAGAATTTAGAAGGTACAGAGGATCAGCTTGAATATAAAGTGGAGATTGAAGATATAGGTAGTAAATTGAATATTAATTATACTAAACAAGATATCTTATCTAAGTTAGATTGGTGGAATGAAGAAGTTGAGCAGCAGATAGAAGAAAAAATTGCTAAACAAGGATTTGTTATTAATCTTTTATTAATTAAAGATATCTTAGGGGAAGATTATTCTAAAGCTATAGATAGTTTAACTACATATGGATATTTTAATCTGAATTCTGATGATTTAAATAAATTAAGGAGATTATTAGAATTTTTGGAGTTGAATAGTGTTGAAAGAAATTTAATATATGGATATTTAAATAAGGAGAGGAGGGCAGGAAGAAGAATTAAAGAGATCAAACAGTTAGAGACTCTATATTTAAAAGGTTTAAGTGAAAGAACTTTAAATAGTATCAGGCCATATCTGGCAGTTAATTCAAATTTAAATATTAATTTTATTTCAGAAGATTTGTTAGAAGTAGTTTTAAAGGGTTTAAATATAAATCTTAGTTACAAAGAAAAGATAATTAAGTTACGTCAAAGAGAAGGTATAAAAGAGTTGTCTGAAATTAGTACATCTCAAAAAAATCTATTGAACTATTTTACAGTGTCATCTAAATTATTCTTAATTACAAGTAGAGTTTTTTCAAATGATGGAAAGCCTCTTAAAGAGATAAAGTGTATTGTAGAAAGAAATAAAGATGAAGATGATAACTGGAAAATAAAAATCTTAAAATGGGATGAAGAATAA
- a CDS encoding AAA family ATPase, with translation MPLNNSSKRREVLRRLEMGEISLIKAFELIKDDKSNTKDNPVSREDNNLIDMIVAELDKMIGLNNIKKLVKQLRAFVTIQKERQRQELKSDSLVMHMIFKGNPGTGKTTVARILAKLFKELGLLEKGHLKEVERADMVGEYIGHTAQKTRKLVQSALGGILFIDEAYSLARGGHRDFGKEAIDTLVKLMEDNRENLIVILAGYPQEMEYFLESNPGLNSRFPIKVNFEDYSLEELIEIAKLMVKEREYKLSQRSEAKLYNILSKIRKEAGPEEGNARTVRNLIERAIRNQAVRLVKQEKISKVDLMMINREDFNDS, from the coding sequence ATGCCCTTAAATAATAGTTCCAAAAGAAGAGAAGTATTACGTAGATTAGAAATGGGAGAGATTTCTCTTATAAAAGCTTTTGAGCTAATAAAAGATGATAAATCTAATACTAAGGATAATCCAGTATCTAGGGAAGATAATAATCTGATAGATATGATAGTTGCAGAATTAGATAAAATGATTGGATTAAACAATATTAAAAAATTAGTCAAGCAATTAAGAGCTTTTGTGACTATACAAAAAGAACGACAGAGACAAGAATTAAAGTCTGATTCTTTAGTAATGCATATGATCTTTAAAGGTAATCCTGGAACTGGTAAGACGACAGTAGCTAGAATTTTAGCTAAGTTATTTAAAGAACTAGGGTTATTAGAAAAAGGACATTTAAAAGAGGTAGAAAGAGCAGATATGGTAGGAGAGTATATTGGACATACTGCTCAAAAAACAAGAAAGTTAGTTCAAAGTGCTTTAGGTGGGATTTTATTTATTGATGAGGCATATTCTTTGGCACGGGGTGGACATAGGGATTTTGGTAAAGAGGCTATTGATACTTTAGTTAAGCTTATGGAAGATAATAGAGAGAATTTGATAGTGATTTTGGCTGGTTATCCTCAAGAAATGGAATATTTTTTAGAAAGTAATCCAGGATTAAATTCTAGGTTTCCTATTAAAGTGAATTTTGAGGATTATTCTTTAGAAGAGTTAATTGAGATAGCTAAACTAATGGTTAAAGAGCGAGAATATAAATTATCTCAAAGATCAGAAGCTAAATTGTATAACATCTTAAGTAAGATAAGAAAGGAAGCTGGCCCTGAAGAAGGTAATGCTAGAACAGTGCGTAATTTGATAGAAAGGGCTATTAGGAATCAAGCTGTTAGGTTGGTTAAGCAAGAGAAGATTAGCAAGGTAGATTTAATGATGATTAATAGAGAAGATTTCAATGATAGTTAG
- a CDS encoding GTPase, whose product MTSALIIGQPNVGKTSFLINFAYYLGIRKLRFMIRQPAGFVSTRTYELEQAYDELTSDKPHKTNNIQSIQLKLPVGKQDKDIRLVDSCGLVDEIHPQEYIRKSMAQTLKELMLSEIVLHIIDLNQLSSNQNLTRIDQEIYDFLKDESGYKILANKLDLDIDKSNLEKLSKIVDKRLLIPISAIYQEGFDKIKLFLLENI is encoded by the coding sequence ATGACATCAGCTTTGATAATAGGTCAACCTAATGTGGGGAAGACTTCTTTTTTGATAAATTTTGCTTATTATTTAGGGATAAGGAAGTTAAGATTTATGATTAGACAGCCAGCAGGATTTGTATCAACTAGAACTTATGAATTAGAGCAAGCTTATGATGAATTAACCTCTGATAAGCCCCATAAAACTAACAATATACAAAGTATACAGCTTAAATTACCTGTAGGTAAGCAGGATAAAGATATTAGATTAGTTGACAGTTGTGGGTTGGTGGATGAGATTCATCCCCAAGAATATATTAGGAAATCAATGGCTCAAACACTTAAGGAGTTAATGCTTAGTGAGATTGTATTGCATATAATTGATTTAAATCAACTAAGTTCAAATCAAAATTTAACCAGAATAGATCAAGAAATTTATGATTTTTTAAAGGATGAATCAGGGTATAAAATTTTAGCCAATAAATTAGACCTAGATATTGACAAATCAAATTTAGAGAAGTTAAGTAAGATAGTTGATAAAAGATTGCTTATACCAATTTCAGCAATCTATCAAGAGGGATTTGATAAGATAAAGTTATTTTTATTAGAGAATATCTAG
- a CDS encoding type II secretion system F family protein, with amino-acid sequence MAKFAYEAINPDTGDTITGSIEAKSQDEALEKIEAQSLSPFNLTEEKDKQRKKKFIFTKREENLILFTHQLANLLKAGIQLGEALEIVHRLLKPSELKNIIKNIYDSIKSGKNFAESLANYPNYFSSSYINIIKAGEEGGFLDSACQRLAKDLEDDAQLKSFVISCLIYPAILSIVAILAIIVMITYVLPKFLVIYDNYGQTLPFTTEILLKISQFLSNYWIVIVLALITIAIVSWKYYKSKEGKVKVDGYILSLPIVSNLIVGISVAKISRSIGTMLESGVPLLKALQLSQHISNNIILRQALEEASLEVKKGRTLSEALNKREIFPEILIYMIGVGEKTGRLGAMLLEVAKNFERDSKKNLEKFMKAFEPLLILFMGLMIGFIIISILLPILGISNLSL; translated from the coding sequence GTGGCTAAATTTGCTTATGAAGCCATCAACCCTGATACAGGTGATACAATAACAGGAAGTATTGAAGCTAAAAGTCAAGATGAGGCTTTGGAAAAGATAGAAGCTCAGAGTTTATCTCCTTTTAATTTGACAGAAGAGAAGGATAAACAGAGAAAAAAGAAATTTATTTTTACTAAAAGAGAAGAAAATCTAATCTTATTTACTCATCAATTAGCTAATTTATTAAAGGCAGGTATTCAATTAGGAGAAGCTTTAGAGATAGTTCATCGCTTATTAAAGCCTAGTGAATTAAAAAATATTATTAAAAATATTTATGATTCCATAAAAAGCGGAAAGAATTTTGCAGAATCTTTAGCTAATTACCCCAATTATTTCTCTTCCAGTTATATTAATATTATTAAGGCGGGGGAGGAAGGTGGATTTTTGGATTCTGCTTGTCAGAGATTAGCCAAAGATTTAGAAGATGATGCTCAACTAAAATCCTTTGTTATCTCTTGTTTGATTTATCCAGCCATATTATCGATAGTAGCTATTTTAGCTATTATAGTAATGATAACTTATGTTTTGCCGAAATTTTTAGTTATTTATGATAACTATGGGCAAACCTTACCTTTTACAACTGAGATATTATTAAAGATTAGCCAATTTCTTAGTAACTATTGGATAGTAATTGTGCTAGCTTTAATTACTATAGCTATAGTTAGCTGGAAATATTATAAGAGTAAAGAAGGTAAAGTAAAAGTAGATGGATATATATTAAGCCTACCTATAGTAAGTAATTTAATAGTTGGGATATCAGTAGCCAAGATAAGTAGAAGTATAGGAACTATGTTAGAAAGTGGGGTTCCTTTATTAAAAGCTTTGCAGCTTAGCCAGCATATTAGTAATAATATTATTCTAAGGCAAGCATTAGAAGAGGCTTCTTTGGAAGTGAAGAAGGGAAGAACTCTATCAGAAGCTTTAAACAAAAGAGAGATATTCCCTGAGATTTTAATCTATATGATAGGTGTGGGAGAGAAGACAGGAAGATTGGGAGCTATGCTATTAGAGGTAGCTAAAAATTTTGAAAGAGATAGCAAGAAGAACTTAGAGAAATTTATGAAAGCTTTTGAACCATTATTGATTTTATTTATGGGATTGATGATAGGTTTTATTATAATTTCTATATTGTTGCCGATCTTAGGCATTAGTAATCTTTCATTGTAA